The genomic DNA CTTGGCTGAATTACCCTTAagcccctagtagcccatatttatcaacatttcacacatttaaccacacagtTTACAAATTTCGCAATTTAATCATATTtaagcattttcatcaaaaatcactttacaaaacatattaatctatcaacaattattcattttccatcatcaaaattcaaaaaaattaagctaccatcaatggaaactcacaaattcatcaacaaattcagaaattagggtacAGGCTAGTTAGTACTCAaggcaacgatcacaaaaacataaaaatcatcaaaaatcgaacaaaatcacataccaatttgAGCTCACAAATATTGAACCCTaagaagcttcaatggcttcttttCTCTCTTTAAAATTCGACTAAGTGATGAATAAACAAGATGATACcttgttttgtttttaatttattcattttattactaaattactttattaacctttactaaaccatttaaaatcatcataatatatgcccatttatgtccattcccactatcaatggtctattcacaacataaggacttcacatttactcaaccatagcaattaaacacatttaacatatagaatgccacttttgcattttacgcgatttagtctttttttctcaatttgagctattaaatgataaaattagcttaggaaattttccaacatatataatcacatgctataaacaccaaaaataatattaaaaataattttatgacctcagatttgtggtttcgaaaccactgttccgatttagctaaaaccgagctGTTACATTCCTAGCATATCATTGAAAAATTTTCAAGCAGACAATTTAGGTTccatttcattttaaaaatatatatatttggagAAACACATCTTAAGGATTGGTTTGAATCGGATCTAACAAATCGAATCCACTAAATCAAGGATGTTGGATTGGTACAAACTTTGAAGACTCATCTGGGACAATCCAATTTACATTAGTCTTTGTTACTATATTGTATCTTGCTATTTTAGCCATTGTTTGTATCTTGCTATTTTAGCCATTGTTTGACAGGGAATTGATTGTAATTGATCTCTACTATGTTAGCAAGTCTCAAAAACTCTTATGTATTGAGAGACTTGTATATGTTTTGGAACTAAGCATTGATTGAACTTACTTGTTCAGCAAAGAACGTTTTTGAGAGAGTAAAATTTTTGTTGTTTGGTTTTGTTGTTTGAGATCTCAATGGGAGAACTTAGAGGTGAGAGATCTAGCCTTTAAATACACAAGTGAGGTTGCTATATCGGGGAGTGATAGCACTTGAATTACTTATTATATTGGGATTAAAGATTAAGGAAACTGAATTGTGTAAACAATTCCTCATCCCctaattttattatgttttacaaAATATTACATGAAGTGTCCACTTTTACTATCACTTctttctatattttattttacttaactagctaacaataacaaaaatataatttcattaatatAAGCTATGATGTTTGAAAGCATTCCACTATCTTAATCACACAATTGTCGAAAACGTTATTGCACTATTAATTTCTTCTAATGATGATCATCAAAATAACATTATAGAATTAAgccttatattttcttttttcatcTTATTTTCCTTCTAATGTTTTTCATCTTCCTCTCATTCTTGCTAGATGGCAACAGCATGATTCTCTGCTGAGAATATAATATTGTATATATTGGAAGTTTTCAAatcataatgaaaataaaataaatatatatattgttaagGAGTTGAAGACTGAAAAAAGAAATAACTAGTGTATAATTGAAGCTAATTAAGaagaatattaaaatttataagatGCTTCAATTTGACAACTATTAACATTGCTGCGCCTGCACTTGCACTTAACAACTATTAACAAATATCGTGATAGTACGAATGGTTTCTGACAAGACGTGTTAGCTCCCCAAATGCAAGAGAATTTGGTACCGTGTAgctaatattaaatattaatgttCTTTTGGTATGGAAATCTTTGAACCATATACACTGTATTAAAGTTTCTAGAATGTATATGacatcacaatttcattaaaaattcatcatttaaaagCTTAAGTACTAAACTATACACGCATGAATTAAATGAGTAGAAAAGGTTGGAGAACACAGGACAAGAAAGGAGGAAAAATAGTAAATCTCTTAAGGGTTGGGTTAATAAGTAATCATCAAGGGCTGTTtccgaaaaaaaaattaaatgtaaaaataacCCGTCCCTTGAGTGAGATAAGGGCAGgctctaataataaaaataaaatttgactaCTAGCTATGGGAAAACCACCAACTTTAATTTACACCAAGGGAATTTGGAATTCCACTgaatttgttaatattatttaACATTGAAATGACCCAGGTGCACTACCCACTCAGTGCCCTAAACCTTTATGCTTTCTCTTCTAAAAGAATCTCTCTTAAAATGGTAAAAAGTTGTTTGCAACTGTAATTTTGGGAAAGTTCTATGAATTCATAAACCAATTAATAATTTCTAAGTATCTTTTCTCATTTGCCTTAAATGAAAAAGTTGGAGTTTCCTTTATCAGGCATTGTTAACATTCATGCATTattgtaaaaaaaaagaaaagaaaagaaaatgatataCAAAATTTGAATCTCAATTACACATAACTTAAATATAAATGCTTTGTAAGTCGATTGTCACTAAACCAATAATTTTTTTCTGCTTATTTTTGGACCCACTTCGTTTATAATTCATTTTTGACCTTAGCAAAGCAGCcaatgaagaaccgattcgaGGGTCCCCTAGCTGAGAAATAGGCATGCAATTCTAAGCAATTCTAACTCATATGATTGAATGGAATATGTACAAAGGTACTAATCTTTCTGATTCATTTGTCACCAAAGGAGTTTACAAGAGACTAAAGAGCGAGAGAGAAAAAGATATATACTCCAATCCTTTATAGCCTAGTTTTATTTATAGCTTAGATCTAGAGAGCATACAGTGTTTCCATAGGAGTTCCATACGCTATATAAAGAGCTTCTGCTTGTTCTCGTCCTCCAGCAAGGAACTCCAATCGAGCATATAAGATATATATATCCCTTGATTCTCTGTCTTTAATTCAGAACTCCTCAAATGGCAAGGGAAGTAGAGCCTCTCATGGTTGGGAGAGTCATAGGAGATGTTATGGATTCTTTCATCCCAAGTATTAAAATGTCGGTCACTTTCAACAACAAACAAGTCTTCAATGGGCATGAGTTTTATCCATCAACTGTTGTCACCAAACCTAGGGTAGAGGTTGTAGGAGGTGACATGAGAACTTTCTTCACTCTGGTAATTAAATTTAAAACCCTTCTTCTTATGATGTCATTTTTAACAAGTTGTGCTCCACCTAGGTCTTTCACTGTTTAAATCGAGCTGGTGTTTATGTTGCTTTGCAGGTCATGACGGACCCGGATGTTCCTGGACCTAGTGATCCTTACTTAAGGGAGCACCTTCACTGGTACAGCTCTCAATAATATGTGAACAGTAAAACTTATCAAAACCCTACACAATTTTGGTTTCATCACACACTCATACTACACTCACTGAATGATCTTGAAAAGCAAAGCTTTATGTAttaattaatcatattaaaaatTTAAGATAACAAAACCGTATACTTATAATGATGTCATGTCTTTATTATGAATCATCTGCAATAATCAAGTAGTCTGCATGCATTTGACTCGAGAGCTCTTACCAATGGGGAAAAAAAGAGCTACATACAGACAGCAAGATAAAATAATAGCCTGACAGTTTCTTTTGACATCTGACCGTTTTACAGGATTGTGACAGACATCCCTGGCACCACAGATGCCACATTCGGTAGGGTTTACTGTGTAATTAGATGTACTGTTGAACAATTTAAGAAGATACAAGAAACACTgatcttctcttctcttcttactttttattttcttttttttttttatggtttctgggggtttgtttttttaaatcaaaCAGGAAGGGAAGTGGTGAGCTATGAAAACCCAAAGCCAAATATAGGGATCCACAGGTTTGTGTTCGTTCTTTTCAAGCAGAAACGTCGACAGATAATCAAGTCACCTTGTTCAAGGGATAACTTCAACACTCGACGTTTCGCTTTTGAGAACGATCTTGGCCTTCCTGTTGCTGCTGTGTATTTCAATGCTCAAAGAGAAACAGCTGCAAGAAGACGTTGATTAACCTGCACAAAAGTATATCTGTGATGGGGTGGTCTTGATCAACTAATATTTGTGTGGTTTTTCTATTCAGTATaaagatatatatgtatataggcttgttctctattaaaaataaaactttgtgcAGAGATCCATCCTCCTCCAAACTCTGCCATTGGTTTGATTTCAATTAAGAATTGTTGAAGTTGAAGCTGAAATGTTTTTCAGTACTTAAATCTGAAAAAGTGCAACTTTTGAATTATTTATCTGTATGAATTATTACTATTCACTAGTGTAAACGAGGAGTAGTACTTATTTTTCAAACTGCGGAATCATTGGAATTACAACGTGGCACAAAATCACCCATGCAACTCACTATTTGACAAAGTACCATGAGAAAATAATAGGATAAATCTTCAAACTGTATATCACCTTATtatagaaattatgattttgtataacttcatatatcaaaatttcatttcatttaattaataaaataattaataatatataatcaTTTTACATATCttatatacaaataattatatttatataatatataaataaatgaataaaatataaaatagttataaaactattatctttattttattttgatcaccaaattattaattttttaaattaatcacTAAATTTTTGGAATCAATATTTGTATTACTCTCCTTAGTCGTTGTAAAATGACTGATGAGAAGCTGGTATGAGCATTTTATTAGTATAATTAAATAATCCTTAAATGTTTATACATTCTATCAATATAattctaaatataaaatatttaataaattaactctcaaagtttataaaatttatcaatttagttctaattctattttttctatcattttaatttatatttgatgagtaaataaaataacaaattttataaatattaagggttaaatttattattactaACCACGAGTTTACAGTAACCTTCAGAGCCTGTTAACTCTACAAGGACAAGATTCTctcaaatacttggaccagattGAAGATGTTACCGCCTAGACCTCCCTCAAAACCCCATTAATTTTCAAACAAATCCCGTCTCAGTCTATCCGTTGAGCGGCAGTTACAACGCAGAAGCTTCAAGTTATGGGATTTTCAAAGAGGTTCCGAGCACAAAGGAGAATGAGATTGAGAATGATTCTGCAGGAGGCAACGATGAGTCAGGCCAAGGAGCTGCTATGGAGAAAATGCCACTAGCTCTCTGGAAACACTGGAAATGGAGTGAAATTCTTTTGAAGACCGTGAACCAGACCTTTCCAGTTTTTTGCAAGCACTGAATGAACTTGTACCTATGAGTTTCTAAGCGTGGTAAGGCTTATGGTTGACAAAAAATGAAAATCAATGAGGAGTTTATTTGATTATAAAGTTTTATTCTAAATgtattgaatattttatatttagataAATATTAAcgaactaaatttattattaaattaataaaaaaagccAGGTCAACACTTCCAATCACTCATCTATGGTGATGAAGTTTGACCAATCTCATCATCTTTTGGACACTCACAAACACAACATGAAGAGAAAAATTATTTAGAGAAAACGGGTCTACTTATTTTATTGGTTTTAGCTGTAATACCTCCAAAAGGAACCCAACTCAGTTTATACAAGAGGAGACTGTTAGCTCATGATGAGGCTGTTATTAACGACTCATCCTAAACAACCAACTCAGTTAGCAGAACTAAACTGATACAAACATACTGAAACAAAACTAACTAATTACTCTAACAGACTACTAAACTACTCTAACAATACCTAACTAATAGGAAAGTGATCAAAATATTTTCTatcattttatataaaatctaaaaatatactTATTTACAATTATATTTAAatctaaaatattataatattcgtTTACAGCTTTATCATTTTAATCAAatcttatttaattattatatatttttcaacaTTTGTTACGTGCATTTTTTTGCAATGGTGGGTCTGtgataatataatagtaattatAAGGCTTAATACTTCCTTAAAAAATATAAGGCTTAATATTACGTAATTAcacatttcaataattttatgtAATGTTTTAGAATTAATATTTATATCCTTTCTCTAGGAAGATGGTATATTTAAGCACGCTCAAATTAATGCCTGTTTACATTAATCAATATGTTGTGATTCCAATTAAAGTACTATATGATGAATTgatgttaaaattattaaaattactgAATAAATCAGGCAGAAACTCACCTGAAAGAGATGCtatgtgataaaaaatgaaaagctGTTAACGCAAAGAGAAAAAGAACACGTGTCAAAAAGTAACAAGTGGCCACAATGAGGGGCAAAGAAATTTTCTTCCTACATCTTTAactttgaataaatttatttatactaGATTACGAAATATTCGTGACAAATAAAAAATACAGTTATAAAATTGGATTaggattatattatattatattcagTGTAAAATTACGTAAGTTCAAGTACTTCTTATTTGACATAATGCTTAGAATTAGGCATAATTTATCTCCAACttataaataagagaataatgcgTTTTAGCGTGCTCGAACCTATATCTTCCTGTATTGACAACAATATCCAAGTAAATCGAACTAAGATTCAGTCAGCaatgttataatattttttaatttataaaatataaaataaaaaaatacttttataataatataagatgctttgtaaaaaaaaataaaaatcacagTAGAAATAATAGTACTTGACAGTAGAAGTATAGATATATAAGTATTAATTCAATAGCaacaatatatataattaaccaGTCGCAGTGCATCTGTTCAATTGATATGGAACATTTTCAATGTTGATTAATTTGTTGCAGTGTGAATTGATTCTCTCTTTTTCTTAGTGTTGAACTTTATTCTTTGGCAAGTAGTAAGGCAGCAAGGCCAGGTGATACTAGGATTCCAACATTACAATTCCTCATCCAGACTGCACTACCCCTTTACTAACATTAATCTCGTAGAACCAATGTTTTACCAGGTCAGTAATTAAATTGTTATGTAAATACGGCATTGTTTGGTCAAAGGGAAAAAAAGGAGAACCGATGGAAAACTAAAACATGGACTTTCCTTCATGTATCTGTCTTCCAAAATTACTACAAAAATAGGAACCAAGCTATTGGCAATACATTGAAAATTAAGGAACagaaactgtaacataaacagaaAACATAATTAACCTTTCATCCAAATTTTTGTAACTTActctttcatattttccaagACAAGTAAAATGTTTAGTTCACTGTTTTAGGATCAAATCTTCTTCTCATGGTCCCAATCTGCTTATGATTGAGGCCAAAAGCCTTCTCCAAAAGCTCCTCGTTGATACCAGACCCAAAAATGGCAGATGGAATCTTTTGAAGTCCTGGGTTTTGGCTATTAAGACATGCAAATATTGTAGAAGGCTTCTCACCCACATTCATCTGAAAGTGAAGCAGACCTTTTGGAAACACCATAACTTCTCCTTGCTCAATCACCCTGGAGAAAACTCGGTTGTTTGAATCAACAAAGCCTGAATAAACACTTCCTTGCACCACGTAGGCAATCTCAGTGGCTCTGGGGTGAAAATGGGGTGGATTTATCCCACCAACTTTCAAGTCGGCTCGCACAAATGATATCCCTAGTGTGTTGATCCCTGGAAAGATTGTGGGATTCACTGGGAAGGTTGCCAGGCCTGTGTCTGTGAAGTTTCCACTGGATTTTAACCCCGAGAAGACGAAATCATCGGTGGTGGCCTCCGACGAGTTTTTGCAGGGTAGAATGCTGAGATGAGCTGTTTTTATAGATCCAAATTTGGGATTTGGAATGCAGAAATCCTGAATCGGATCAGGGTCCGAGGCTAAACTTTCATCCCCATGCATGATAAATACCACTAGTACAATCAAAACCCATGATTTTTCTACCATATTTTTTCCCTACTAATAAATCAAATCTCTTAACTCCTAGAGGATGTTCAGATCGGTATATATAGAAGCAAATGAAGCATAAAACTTGCTTTAAAGCTAAATACGCTCTAAACATGATTACAAAAGCAATAATCAACAGTTTCGAAAGCAGAATATCAGGAAGTGTGTACTATTTAGGTAGAGGCCTGCATTATTATCACTTGTATATTTTCAttatataaacaaaattaaaaaaaggaagtcatatttttaaatttgaagaaAATGATGAAGATTTCGGTAATGGATAATCGCAATGATGATTGCATATTCTTGATGTCGTCCGCGTGGGAAGGTCAATTTACAAGTGTCGAGCCAATCTAATCAAAGTTGAATATGATTTTGTTGTAAATtcgggaaaaaaattaaaaaccagGAAAATTGAAGCCATCCTTTGCTTGAATGTGAAGGAACGTGAAATTTGTCATGATTAATTCCACTTTGTTGTTTTATATGATGATATTTCTTAAATTCAGTGGCGTGTAAGAGTTGGTGGAAAATAAAGGAAAAGTGTTTTTTTCCCTCCTTCTACTCACTTTTGGCCTTGGatatttatctaaaatcttttcaAACTATCCTATTTTCAGTTTTTATATGCTTGGATGACAAGATAAATAACTACGAAATATTATTTCATAGATTTTATTATTTAGATACTTTAATttggatttatattttaatttttgcattCAAAATTCTTTATTTGGGAGAATCACAAGcttccttttatttaatttgtaatattttaatCCAACATTCAATAATTTATCCTAAAAAACTCAATAATGTAAATTAAATTACGAAAgaacacaaaaaataaaataagtattattaataaaatattgaaaGTTTACATAATTACATTGCCTTGAAAATAATTATGATAAAATAAGACgtcatcattattttaaaaagatatattatttaatgtttttataTTTGTGTGATTCAAAATTCTTTATTTAGGAGAATGGACCTCTTTTTTGTATTTAATTTGTAATATTTTAAGCCcaacatttaataatttaaaatataaaagaaacacaaaaataaaatagatataatatgaatatacaaatataccaaaatattattaaaaagctTACATAAATATATTACCTTGAAAATTATTATGGtacaaaaataatatgaaaacacTAACTTTACGAGAGAGTCGGGGTTAAAGTTTTTGCTTGGCATCCCAATGACTAGAATTCAAATCCTATTAATATAATCCCCTCCCGATTTATAAGCTaccaagaaatatatatatatatatttagtgaaCACAACTTTAACATTTTTCCATACAACATAATTATATATACAGTTGAATGAGAAAGTTGCCCGTTCTTTGTGGGGTTAGGCAGTCTCAGACCATCGTTTGGAGCATCAATGCTGATAGTGTATTAGCGTTAGTACGGTAAATACTAGTGTTAGAAGTCAATCAGCATGGACGATGAATTACATGAAATTTGCTTCACAAAGGAATAGCATGAAGCGGAGGAAGAGGAGTTTGAATGCAACAATGCAAAGAATAAATTCAAACACAGGATGGTACCATCCATCAATCCAGATGCATTAACTACAACTTTTTCAAGGGTTTAGAAATTGTCAGAGTTTGTTAAAATCTTTCCGATGGAAACAAATACGTTTATTTTTCCAATTCTTAAACAAAGGTGTGTACTAGAGAAAGGTTTTAGAGGAAAGTCCATGGATTTTTGACAACCACCTGTTAACTCTCGCAAATTATGATGGTCACTTGAGACCAAGAAATTGTGTTTTAAAAATGGTGCAGGCATGGGTTCACTTATATGATTTACTGCTTGGATGGTTTCGACAAGATATGACAATTCGATTAGGCAAAACGGTTGGTAACCTGAAAGCTATGCATATTGCCAGCAAAGATGGTGCTTGGATAGTTACCTATGGTGTCAAGtttgaaaaatatattgtttAAGGTGTCAGGTTGTTTAATAAATATAcatgtaaatttttatttattgcatcaatattaattaaaataatctagTCGATCATGTCAACTAATTAGTATATTTGAACCACTAAACTTCTAATTTACTATGCACATGATTTAACAATCTTAATGTAAACTTCTATTATCTCATATGATTTAGCCAAATTAATATATACATTATACTAAGTAGACGAAAATGTGATAGTTTTTCAACACAAAATTTTACccaatataataaatttaattaatcatcTTCTCATCTACAATTTCAATATGATATCCGTTAAAATATATATCCTTTTAAAACATAATAATGTATTTGAGACTAACTAGAACATTGTGCATTAATTATCTTGAAAAACAATGTATAAGCTCTTATGGAGCCTTAAATTAATTTTGTACCACCAAATATTGGTTCATCCATTATCAAGTAAAAAATTTGTTTATTATCCCTAAGGATAATATACACTATTGTATTATCTATGAGATATATGTTTCCTTTTCTTTAAGAAATattaattgaataataaaatttttcaagTGTATGATGTTGGATTTAGCGCCCTAATTGTAGTACATTTGTTCGTATACTTGTATTTTTTAACagattgatttaataaaattattaatgaattacattaataccctttgtatattgtcctAAATGGTTTTTGcatacaaagaaaaataaaagaaaatattagcttaCTGGTTATCTAATATTTAACTACTACTAAGCAGTATTACGTTGATGATAGATTTGTATGTGTGAcccgtatactttgatgtaagtaaaagtctaagttcaaatagataagacaCGTCCAAAAGCTGGTGCATAGGGTATACGACTCCTCTAGTATGTAACATTATTCACAATAGTAGAATTCTTAGCTCAAGACATAGGTAAATGATaacctctcattgacattacatgatagatgaaaagtaaacatagcCACAggtcatttgtctttgtgatgaatgatttAGTTACTATTTGATTGTAATTGACTTTTAATGAAGAAAggtgtaatggttaccatgagataaaataggatcatactaGTTTGACGGATTTACCCCAAAGAGATTAATGATATTCTATGAGGTAACGCAATTGTGACAAGGTTATTGGACGAGCACGGATCGAATTTTTATTCTAAGTGTCCCAAAATAGTAGTAGATCACAAACTGGGTGTCCAGAATACAAACATGCAAGAATcttaattcaaattttatctgTTCATGTTTTTGTCATGGTTAGACTCCAATTATAATAAGGATTGTAACACGCCTTGCCCGACTCGACCGTCGAGTTTGAGTCACTGGATGCTACAATCGTTGTTAGAGAAATTATGTGCAATCATGCACTTCTCGAttgtttaaatatataaataaacattAAACACATTCGCAACATGTCACATAATCATTTTTTATTCAAACATGATTTTACGAAAGCTCTTTTGCTAACCTGAGTATGACTTAAGACCAAATTAGAACCAAAATGTAGAGTTTTTAAAAGTCTTGGGCTGACGTCACGaactcaaatttttaaaatacattatTACTATTTCTAAAAGATATTATatttactaaaaaaataaaaaaaattattataaccaccaaaatataatataataatattaataatgggtaatctacaaaaatagtcacttttgtttgcctcaggttacattttagtcacttatgtttaaaatgttacattttaatcacttatattattattttgttacaaaGTGATCACTTTACCGTTAAGCTCtgttatctctctaacggtaatcgtaggtggcagtccaactagtccaactagattttaggtGACAACTTAGATttctaaatgggatgaaaataaatttttaattaaaaattttaattaattaaaattttcaaacctaaaccttaacttaaaaaactgttcatctcctctttttaatttttcttctgtcttttatttttttcaatgggttttttttttcatttgattggaaaaattattattaagatcaaaatagttgaaatcagCAATAAGAAAGAATAATATGGAATACCCACAAAGAGATTGTGAACATACAAGTTGATTCAGATCATAAAAAATTTGATTGAGAAACCAATTATTCAAGAACTGTAAAAAAActagaaaatataataattaggAACAAAAACAGTGAAAGTAACGACCcttttctgaaaattttaaaattagcttgAATGAAACATGTTTCTGGTTGCATTTTATGGGATGTCTATTGActcaaaataaaatacatgtttacaaacaatttcaaaaagtagaagaaaatatcaagagttttaatttagggttttcattaaacaataaaaaatctaATATTTTGTTTTTCAGTACTGAATAAAAGAGATAGAGGAATATAAAGAAGACATACCTGAACCTTCCATTGAATCCATCTTTATGAAGCAgtcaatttgatttcaactattttgatcttaataatagtttttccagtcaaatgagaaaaaaaaaccattgaaaaaaagaagagatggaaaaaaaattaaaaagaggatATTAACagttt from Gossypium arboreum isolate Shixiya-1 chromosome 9, ASM2569848v2, whole genome shotgun sequence includes the following:
- the LOC108456326 gene encoding protein SELF-PRUNING, producing MAREVEPLMVGRVIGDVMDSFIPSIKMSVTFNNKQVFNGHEFYPSTVVTKPRVEVVGGDMRTFFTLVMTDPDVPGPSDPYLREHLHWIVTDIPGTTDATFGREVVSYENPKPNIGIHRFVFVLFKQKRRQIIKSPCSRDNFNTRRFAFENDLGLPVAAVYFNAQRETAARRR
- the LOC108455859 gene encoding germin-like protein subfamily 3 member 2, which encodes MVEKSWVLIVLVVFIMHGDESLASDPDPIQDFCIPNPKFGSIKTAHLSILPCKNSSEATTDDFVFSGLKSSGNFTDTGLATFPVNPTIFPGINTLGISFVRADLKVGGINPPHFHPRATEIAYVVQGSVYSGFVDSNNRVFSRVIEQGEVMVFPKGLLHFQMNVGEKPSTIFACLNSQNPGLQKIPSAIFGSGINEELLEKAFGLNHKQIGTMRRRFDPKTVN